One window from the genome of Phocoena phocoena chromosome 15, mPhoPho1.1, whole genome shotgun sequence encodes:
- the TRIM56 gene encoding E3 ubiquitin-protein ligase TRIM56 — translation MVSQGSSPSLLEALSSDFLACKICLEQLRVPKTLPCLHTYCQDCLAQLAEGSHLRCPECRETVPVPPTGVAAFKTNFFVNGLLDLVKARAGGDLRAGKPACALCPLMGGASAGGPATARCLDCADDLCQACADGHRCTRQTHSHRVVDLVGYRAGWYDEEARERQAAQCPQHPGESLRFLCQPCSQLLCRECRLDPHLDHPCLPLAEAVRARRPGLEGLLAGVDSNLAELEATRLAEEEALACLREQAAKVGTQVEEAAEGVLRALLAQKQEVLGQLRAHVEAAEEAARERLGELESRAQVAREAAAFARRVLSLGREAEILSLEGAIAQRLQQLQRCPWTPEPAPCLLPRLELHPGLLDKNRQLLRLSFQEQQPQKDSGKDGARSQGGAATPPQSRDGAQTPKQDSAQPPQEDGAQTLKAERAETPQEDGAQTPKEGRAQTPQEDGGAQSPRGGRSNKKRKFKGRLKSVSREPSPAPGPNLEGSGLLPRPIFFCSFPTRMPGDKRSPRITGLCPFGSREILVADEQNRALKRFSLNGDYKGAVPVPEGCSPCSVATLQDAVAFSAGARLYLIRPNGEVQWRRALSLCQASHAVAAMPSGDRVAVSVSGHVEVYNMEGSLATRFIPGGKASRGLRALVFLTASPQGNFVGSDWQQSSLVVCDGLGQVIGEYRGPGLHGCQPGSVSVDKKGYIFLTLREVNKVVILDPKGSLLGDFLTAYHGLEKPRVTTMVDGRYLVVSLSNGTIHVFRVRPPDS, via the coding sequence ATGGTTTCCCAGGGCTCCTCGCCCTCCCTGCTGGAGGCCCTGAGCAGCGACTTCCTAGCCTGTAAAATCTGCCTGGAGCAGCTGCGGGTGCCCAAAACGTTGCCCTGCCTGCATACCTACTGCCAGGACTGCCTGGCCCAGTTGGCCGAGGGCAGCCACCTCCGATGCCCTGAGTGCCGCGAGACTGTGCCTGTGCCGCCCACGGGCGTGGCTGCCTTCAAGACCAACTTCTTTGTCAACGGGCTCCTGGATTTGGTGAAGGCCCGAGCCGGTGGAGACCTGCGCGCAGGGAAGCCGGCCTGTGCACTGTGCCCGCTGATGGGGGGCGCCAGCGCCGGGGGGCCAGCCACAGCCCGGTGCCTGGACTGCGCCGACGACTTGTGCCAGGCCTGTGCCGATGGGCACCGCTGCACTCGGCAGACCCACAGCCACCGAGTGGTGGACCTGGTGGGCTACAGGGCAGGGTGGTACGACGAGGAGGCCCGGGAGCGCCAGGCGGCCCAGTGTCCCCAGCACCCGGGGGAGTCCCTGCGCTTCCTTTGCCAGCCCTGCTCCCAGCTGCTGTGCCGGGAGTGTCGCCTGGACCCCCACCTGGACCACCCCTGCCTGCCCCTGGCCGAGGCTGTGCGTGCCCGGAGGCCAGGCCTCGAGGGGCTACTGGCGGGCGTGGACAGCAACCTGGCCGAGCTGGAGGCCACCCGGCTGGCGGAAGAGGAAGCCTTGGCCTGTCTGCGGGAGCAGGCAGCCAAGGTGGGCACGCAGGTGGAAGAGGCAGCCGAGGGGGTCCTCCGGGCCCTCCTGGCCCAGAAGCAGGAGGTGCTGGGGCAGCTACGGGCCCACGTGGAGGCTGCCGAGGAGGCTGCACGGGAGAGGCTGGGGGAGCTGGAGAGCCGGGCTCAGGTGGCCAGGGAGGCGGCCGCCTTTGCCCGTCGCGTGCTCAGCCTGGGTCGGGAGGCCGAGATACTCTCGCTGGAGGGGGCGATTGCCCAAAGGCTTCAGCAGCTGCAGCGTTGTCCCTGGACGCCTGAGCCAGCCCCCTGCCTGCTGCCCCGGCTGGAGCTCCATCCTGGACTCCTGGACAAGAACCGCCAGCTGCTAAGGCTCTCCTTTCAGGAGCAGCAGCCCCAGAAGGACAGCGGGAAAGACGGAGCCAGAAGCCAGGGAGGCGCTGCAACCCCCCCCCAGAGCAGGGACGGAGCCCAGACCCCAAAGCAGGACAGCGCGCAGCCGCCCCAGGAAGATGGAGCCCAGACCCTAAAGGCGGAGAGAGCCGAGACGCCCCAAGAAGATGGAGCCCAGACCCCGAAAGAGGGCAGAGCCCAGACACCCCAGGAAGATGGAGGAGCCCAGTCCCCAAGGGGCGGCCGATCCAACAAGAAGAGGAAGTTCAAAGGCAGGCTCAAGTCCGTTTCCCGGGAGCCCAGCCCGGCACCTGGGCCGAACCTGGAGGGCTCTGGCCTCCTCCCCAGGCCCATCTTTTTCTGCAGCTTCCCCACACGGATGCCGGGGGACAAGCGGTCTCCGCGGATCACCGGGCTGTGTCCCTTTGGCTCCCGGGAGATCCTGGTGGCAGACGAGCAGAACAGGGCCCTGAAGCGCTTCTCCCTCAATGGCGACTACAAGGGCGCGGTGCCCGTCCCCGAGGGCTGCTCCCCGTGCAGCGTGGCCACCCTGCAGGACGCCGTGGCCTTCTCGGCTGGCGCTCGGCTCTATCTCATCCGCCCCAATGGCGAGGTGCAGTGGCGCCGGGCGCTGAGCCTCTGCCAGGCCAGCCACGCCGTGGCCGCCATGCCGAGCGGGGACCGGGTGGCCGTCAGCGTGTCAGGCCATGTGGAGGTGTACAACATGGAAGGCAGCCTGGCCACCCGGTTTATCCCTGGGGGCAAGGCCAGCCGGGGCCTGCGGGCACTGGTGTTCCTGACCGCCAGCCCCCAGGGCAACTTCGTGGGGTCGGATTGGCAGCAGAGCAGCTTGGTGGTCTGTGACGGGCTGGGCCAGGTGATTGGGGAGTACCGGGGGCCGGGCCTGCACGGCTGCCAGCCAGGCTCTGTGTCCGTGGATAAGAAGGGCTACATCTTTCTGACCCTTCGGGAGGTCAACAAGGTGGTGATCCTCGATCCCAAGGGGTCGCTGCTCGGTGACTTCCTGACGGCCTATCACGGCCTGGAAAAGCCCCGGGTGACCACCATGGTGGATGGCAGGTACCTGGTTGTGTCCCTCAGTAATGGGACCATCCATGTCTTTCGGGTCCGCCCTCCTGACAGTTAA